A stretch of the Chitinophaga sp. Cy-1792 genome encodes the following:
- a CDS encoding DUF6702 family protein, with amino-acid sequence MGLLLCKWWLALWMTTMHPFYASVTEITHDAGKKELQVSTRIFADDLENTLKKQFKTSFDIAKPANRKQVEGFIATYLSQHLIIKADGKVIPLHFIGYKIEEDAVWSFLEAEGVPAPKNVEVRNDVLYEQHSSQINMIHVIVGGKRQSTKLDNPEMVAQFKF; translated from the coding sequence GTGGGATTATTGTTATGTAAATGGTGGCTGGCTTTATGGATGACAACCATGCATCCTTTCTATGCCAGTGTCACAGAAATCACCCATGATGCGGGGAAAAAGGAATTACAGGTAAGTACCCGGATTTTTGCCGATGACCTGGAAAATACGCTTAAAAAGCAGTTTAAAACTAGTTTTGACATTGCGAAGCCAGCTAACCGTAAACAGGTGGAAGGATTTATCGCGACCTATCTCTCCCAGCACCTGATCATAAAAGCGGATGGGAAAGTGATCCCATTACATTTTATCGGATATAAGATAGAGGAAGATGCCGTATGGAGTTTCCTCGAAGCAGAAGGCGTGCCGGCACCTAAAAATGTGGAAGTAAGAAACGATGTGCTATACGAACAGCATAGTTCACAGATAAATATGATTCATGTGATTGTAGGAGGTAAAAGGCAGAGCACAAAGCTGGATAATCCGGAGATGGTGGCGCAGTTTAAATTCTAG